One stretch of Oncorhynchus clarkii lewisi isolate Uvic-CL-2024 chromosome 3, UVic_Ocla_1.0, whole genome shotgun sequence DNA includes these proteins:
- the LOC139399688 gene encoding activin receptor type-2A-like isoform X1, whose translation MGAATKLAFGVFLISFSSGAILGRSETQECVHYNYNPNPAAIQENRGNRTGIETCAGEKDKRRHCFATWRNVSGTVDIVKQGCWLDDTNCYDRTECVEMKESPDVFFCCCEGNMCNQKLFYTPDNTQAVQTTSNPVTPKPPLFTTLMYSLVPIIGITAIILFSFWMYRNHKLAYPPVLVPTQHAFHIMIEDPGPMPPSPILGQKPLQLIEIKARGRFGCVWKAQLLNDYVAVKIFPIQDKQSWHNEYEIYNLSGMRHDNLLHFLGAEKRGTNMDIELWLITAYHEKGSLTDYLKANVLSWNELCHIAQTMSRGLAYLHEDIPGLKDGHKPAIAHRDIKSKNILLKSNLTACIADFGLAQRFEAGKSAGDTHGQVGTRRYMAPEVLEGAINFQRDSFLRIDMYALGLVLWELAARCKAADGPVDEYMLPFEEEIGQHPSLEDMQEVVVHKKLRPTLRECWQKHAGLTMLCETIEECWDHEAEARLSAGCVEERVVQMQRLNNVTAPEEIVTVVTMVTNVDYPPKESSL comes from the exons GGGCTATCCTGGGCCGGTCAGAGACGCAGGAGTGTGTCCACTACAACTACAACCCCAACCCTGCTGCCATCCAGGAGAACCGGGGTAACCGCACTGGCATCGAGACGTGTGCCGGTGAGAAGGACAAGCGGAGACACTGCTTTGCCACCTGGAGGAATGTGTCGGGAACCGTAGATATCGTCAAGCAGGGCTGCTGGCTGGATGATACCAACTGCTATGACAG aACTGAATGTGTGGAGATGAAGGAAAGTCCAGATGTGTTCTTCTGCTGCTGTGAAGGAAACATGTGCAACCAAAAGTTATTCTACACCCCCGACAACACACAAGCTGTTCAGA CAACGTCGAACCCGGTTACGCCGAAGCCTCCTCTCTTTACCACCCTGATGTACTCGTTGGTGCCCATCATAGGCATCACTGCAatcatcctcttctccttctgGATGTACCGCAATCACAAATTGGCATACCCGCCAGTCCTGGTGCCCACACAG CACGCCTTTCATATTATGATAGAG GACCCAGGGCCCATGCCCCCTTCCCCCATCCTGGGTCAGAAGCCATTGCAGTTGATTGAGATCAAAGCCAGGGGGCGCTTCGGCTGCGTGTGGAAGGCTCAGCTACTCAATGATTATGTGGCTGTCAAAATCTTCCCCATTCAG GACAAGCAGTCATGGCACAATGAGTATGAAATCTACAACCTGAGTGGGATGAGGCATGACAACCTTCTCCACTTCCTCGGAGCAGAGAAGAGGGGCACCAACATGGACATAGAGCTGTGGCTTATCACAGCCTACCACGAGAAG GGCTCGTTGACAGACTATCTGAAGGCCAACGTGTTGTCATGGAACGAGCTGTGTCACATAGCCCAGACCATGTCCCGAGGCCTGGCTTACCTCCATGAAGACATTCCTGGTCTGAAGGATGGACACAAGCCTGCCATTGCCCACAG GGACATCAAGAGTAAGAATATCCTTCTGAAGTCCAACCTGACGGCCTGCATCGCTGACTTTGGCCTGGCCCAGAGGTTTGAGGCTGGGAAATCAGCTGGGGACACGCACGGACAG GTGGGCACCCGGAGGTACATGGCCCCTGAGGTCCTGGAGGGGGCGATCAACTTCCAGCGGGACTCATTCCTGAGGATAGACATGTATGCTCTGGGACTGGTGCTGTGGGAGCTGGCCGCACGCTGCAAGGCTGCCGACG GCCCAGTGGATGAGTACATGCTGCCGTTTGAGGAGGAGATCGGCCAGCACCCATCCCTGGAGGACATGCAGGAGGTAGTGGTCCACAAAAAGCTGAGGCCCACGCTCAGGGAGTGCTGGCAGAAACACGCA GGTCTGACCATGCTGTGTGAGACAATCGAGGAATGCTGGGACCACGAGGCGGAGGCGCGCCTGTCGGCGGGGTGCGTAGAGGAGCGAGTGGTGCAGATGCAGCGCCTCAACAACGTCACTGCGCCCGAGGAGATTGTCACAGTTGTCACCATGGTTACCAACGTGGACTACCCCCCTAAAGAGTCCAGCCTATGA
- the LOC139399688 gene encoding activin receptor type-2A-like isoform X2 — MGAATKLAFGVFLISFSSGAILGRSETQECVHYNYNPNPAAIQENRGNRTGIETCAGEKDKRRHCFATWRNVSGTVDIVKQGCWLDDTNCYDRTECVEMKESPDVFFCCCEGNMCNQKLFYTPDNTQAVQTTSNPVTPKPPLFTTLMYSLVPIIGITAIILFSFWMYRNHKLAYPPVLVPTQDPGPMPPSPILGQKPLQLIEIKARGRFGCVWKAQLLNDYVAVKIFPIQDKQSWHNEYEIYNLSGMRHDNLLHFLGAEKRGTNMDIELWLITAYHEKGSLTDYLKANVLSWNELCHIAQTMSRGLAYLHEDIPGLKDGHKPAIAHRDIKSKNILLKSNLTACIADFGLAQRFEAGKSAGDTHGQVGTRRYMAPEVLEGAINFQRDSFLRIDMYALGLVLWELAARCKAADGPVDEYMLPFEEEIGQHPSLEDMQEVVVHKKLRPTLRECWQKHAGLTMLCETIEECWDHEAEARLSAGCVEERVVQMQRLNNVTAPEEIVTVVTMVTNVDYPPKESSL; from the exons GGGCTATCCTGGGCCGGTCAGAGACGCAGGAGTGTGTCCACTACAACTACAACCCCAACCCTGCTGCCATCCAGGAGAACCGGGGTAACCGCACTGGCATCGAGACGTGTGCCGGTGAGAAGGACAAGCGGAGACACTGCTTTGCCACCTGGAGGAATGTGTCGGGAACCGTAGATATCGTCAAGCAGGGCTGCTGGCTGGATGATACCAACTGCTATGACAG aACTGAATGTGTGGAGATGAAGGAAAGTCCAGATGTGTTCTTCTGCTGCTGTGAAGGAAACATGTGCAACCAAAAGTTATTCTACACCCCCGACAACACACAAGCTGTTCAGA CAACGTCGAACCCGGTTACGCCGAAGCCTCCTCTCTTTACCACCCTGATGTACTCGTTGGTGCCCATCATAGGCATCACTGCAatcatcctcttctccttctgGATGTACCGCAATCACAAATTGGCATACCCGCCAGTCCTGGTGCCCACACAG GACCCAGGGCCCATGCCCCCTTCCCCCATCCTGGGTCAGAAGCCATTGCAGTTGATTGAGATCAAAGCCAGGGGGCGCTTCGGCTGCGTGTGGAAGGCTCAGCTACTCAATGATTATGTGGCTGTCAAAATCTTCCCCATTCAG GACAAGCAGTCATGGCACAATGAGTATGAAATCTACAACCTGAGTGGGATGAGGCATGACAACCTTCTCCACTTCCTCGGAGCAGAGAAGAGGGGCACCAACATGGACATAGAGCTGTGGCTTATCACAGCCTACCACGAGAAG GGCTCGTTGACAGACTATCTGAAGGCCAACGTGTTGTCATGGAACGAGCTGTGTCACATAGCCCAGACCATGTCCCGAGGCCTGGCTTACCTCCATGAAGACATTCCTGGTCTGAAGGATGGACACAAGCCTGCCATTGCCCACAG GGACATCAAGAGTAAGAATATCCTTCTGAAGTCCAACCTGACGGCCTGCATCGCTGACTTTGGCCTGGCCCAGAGGTTTGAGGCTGGGAAATCAGCTGGGGACACGCACGGACAG GTGGGCACCCGGAGGTACATGGCCCCTGAGGTCCTGGAGGGGGCGATCAACTTCCAGCGGGACTCATTCCTGAGGATAGACATGTATGCTCTGGGACTGGTGCTGTGGGAGCTGGCCGCACGCTGCAAGGCTGCCGACG GCCCAGTGGATGAGTACATGCTGCCGTTTGAGGAGGAGATCGGCCAGCACCCATCCCTGGAGGACATGCAGGAGGTAGTGGTCCACAAAAAGCTGAGGCCCACGCTCAGGGAGTGCTGGCAGAAACACGCA GGTCTGACCATGCTGTGTGAGACAATCGAGGAATGCTGGGACCACGAGGCGGAGGCGCGCCTGTCGGCGGGGTGCGTAGAGGAGCGAGTGGTGCAGATGCAGCGCCTCAACAACGTCACTGCGCCCGAGGAGATTGTCACAGTTGTCACCATGGTTACCAACGTGGACTACCCCCCTAAAGAGTCCAGCCTATGA